The Endozoicomonas montiporae CL-33 genome contains a region encoding:
- a CDS encoding nuclease-related domain-containing DEAD/DEAH box helicase yields MKIIPNIPYDNNSYAEGQVFSALQAAEVEGADHVAFHSLALTSHAQKREGEADFVIVSTFGLFVLEVKGGKISFQDGVWSTENKHGVHRISDPFKQANGAVHAINQKIKELVKLEETRIPIGYAVAFPNVVWNKPGAEWDREMICDSTDLRQFDKWLSDLFEYWNYKRPANANLLSKEDVYAIATFLRPNFEVVQPLFDQIESVNNSSVSLTEEQYHYVDMAMDNRRVLCSGGAGTGKTFLAAEMARRFIAHGKTVLLACKSSWLRHYLMTRIKSENLVVATVNGLSAAMRRSGLDTFDVLIVDEGQDLLNNKDLNALDHVVTGGLDKGQWYFFHDANNQANVLSSVDESALDWLGTKNNPAYLRLNINCRNTSNILTSIQASLNCDLGKPTLVEGPEVTEYRGNEAVLVNHLSELLKELRYSEIDKSSITLLSSVRKRRSLLSKLAKDETVDIAELDDYKVRKYPFEGITFAEIKHFKGLESDVVILLDLPDPVSLSGDDSCSLHYVGMSRAKVKLYCFWG; encoded by the coding sequence ATGAAGATTATCCCGAACATTCCATACGACAATAACAGTTATGCTGAAGGTCAGGTATTTTCGGCTCTTCAAGCAGCAGAAGTGGAAGGAGCTGATCATGTCGCCTTCCACTCTCTGGCGTTGACAAGTCATGCACAAAAGCGGGAGGGGGAAGCAGATTTTGTTATCGTAAGTACCTTCGGCTTGTTCGTACTCGAAGTGAAAGGAGGTAAAATATCCTTCCAAGATGGTGTGTGGTCTACAGAAAATAAGCATGGTGTTCACCGTATCTCAGATCCATTCAAGCAGGCAAATGGTGCTGTGCATGCGATTAACCAAAAAATCAAAGAGCTTGTTAAGCTTGAGGAAACACGTATCCCGATAGGCTATGCAGTGGCCTTCCCTAATGTGGTATGGAATAAACCTGGCGCTGAGTGGGACCGGGAAATGATCTGTGATTCCACCGATTTACGACAATTTGATAAATGGTTGAGTGATTTATTTGAGTACTGGAACTATAAACGGCCAGCAAATGCCAACCTGCTTTCAAAGGAGGATGTGTATGCCATTGCTACCTTCCTACGACCAAACTTCGAAGTAGTTCAGCCGCTGTTTGATCAAATTGAGAGTGTAAATAACTCATCGGTTAGTTTGACAGAAGAACAGTATCACTATGTTGATATGGCAATGGATAATAGGCGTGTTTTATGTTCCGGCGGAGCAGGAACAGGAAAAACTTTCCTGGCTGCAGAGATGGCCCGGCGTTTTATCGCGCATGGAAAAACAGTACTTTTGGCATGCAAGTCATCTTGGCTACGCCATTATTTAATGACAAGGATCAAGTCAGAAAATCTAGTGGTCGCAACAGTCAATGGGCTCTCTGCAGCGATGAGGCGTTCAGGGCTTGATACTTTTGATGTTTTAATTGTTGATGAGGGGCAAGACCTATTAAACAATAAGGACCTCAATGCTTTGGATCATGTTGTCACGGGAGGGTTGGATAAGGGGCAATGGTACTTTTTTCACGATGCTAATAATCAGGCTAATGTTTTGTCATCCGTAGATGAGAGTGCTTTGGACTGGCTAGGAACAAAAAATAATCCTGCTTATCTTCGTCTTAACATTAACTGCCGAAATACGAGCAATATTCTGACGAGTATTCAAGCTTCACTTAACTGCGATCTAGGAAAACCAACGCTTGTTGAAGGTCCAGAGGTTACCGAATACCGGGGCAATGAGGCTGTATTGGTCAATCACCTTTCAGAACTTTTAAAGGAATTAAGATATTCAGAAATAGACAAGAGCTCTATAACCTTACTCTCATCTGTCAGAAAGCGTCGGTCATTGCTCTCAAAGCTGGCCAAGGATGAAACCGTCGATATTGCTGAATTAGATGATTATAAAGTCAGAAAATACCCCTTCGAAGGGATAACATTTGCAGAAATAAAGCATTTTAAAGGTCTTGAAAGTGATGTTGTTATTCTATTAGATCTTCCTGACCCAGTTTCATTATCTGGTGATGATAGCTGCTCCTTGCATTATGTTGGGATGAGCAGGGCCAAAGTGAAGCTATATTGTTTTTGGGGTTAA